GATTTGGGTATTGCCACGAACATCCAAACGAACAGAGGCATAGAACTTCAAGGCACGACCACCCGGCGTGGTTTCTGGGTTACCAAACATGACACCCACTTTTTCACGGAGTTGGTTGATGAAAATAGCAATGGTCTTGGTTTTGTTGATTGATGCACCCAATTTGCGCATGGCCTGAGACATCATACGCGCCTGCAGACCAACGTGGCTATCACCGATGTCACCGTCAATCTCCGCACGCGGTACAAGAGCCGCAACTGAGTCGACAACGACCAAATCAACAGCACCAGAGTCAATCAATTTGCCAGCGATTTCCAAACCCTGCTCACCAGAATCCGGCTGCGACAAGAGCAATTCATCAATGTTAACACCTAGAGCCGCTGCATAAGCAGGATCCAAAGCATGCTCGGCATCGATAAAGGCTGCAATACCGCCTTCTTTTTGACATTGGGCAACCGCATGAAGGGCAACCGTCGTCTTACCAGATGATTCTGGACCGTAAATCTCGACGATACGACCCTTCGGATAGCCACCAGCGCCCAGAGCGATGTCAATCGACAAGCTACCAGAGCTCATGACCTGAACCTTTTGCTCGGCACGCTCACCCAGGCGCATCACTGCCCCCTTACCAAAGTCTTTTTCGATAGACTTGAGAGCGTCATCTAAAGCTTTTTTGCGCTCATCTCCATATTTTTTAGTAATTTCTTCTAATTTTTTCGATGGTTTCTTAGCCAATTTCTTTCTCCTCTTTTTCTAATCAAACCATTATAGCAAAGTTCTGCTATTTCACAAAGTATTTCGTACAAAGTCTAAGGCCTGCAGGCAAGCTAACTGACGCAGATA
The sequence above is a segment of the Streptococcus suis genome. Coding sequences within it:
- the recA gene encoding recombinase RecA, whose product is MAKKPSKKLEEITKKYGDERKKALDDALKSIEKDFGKGAVMRLGERAEQKVQVMSSGSLSIDIALGAGGYPKGRIVEIYGPESSGKTTVALHAVAQCQKEGGIAAFIDAEHALDPAYAAALGVNIDELLLSQPDSGEQGLEIAGKLIDSGAVDLVVVDSVAALVPRAEIDGDIGDSHVGLQARMMSQAMRKLGASINKTKTIAIFINQLREKVGVMFGNPETTPGGRALKFYASVRLDVRGNTQIKGTGDQKDQNVGKETKVKVVKNKVAPPFKEVVVEIMYGEGISQTGELIQIGSDLGIIKKAGAWYSYNDEKIGQGSENAKKFLAENPEIFAEIDRKIRIHYGLIEDDNAPAETADTKAEATEEVPATETETNVELEEVVLDLDGGIELEE